From a single Amphiprion ocellaris isolate individual 3 ecotype Okinawa chromosome 18, ASM2253959v1, whole genome shotgun sequence genomic region:
- the lrrc4bb gene encoding leucine-rich repeat-containing protein 4B, translating into MRVVMVTSPCTPFPLLWLVQLLLWFHNHGPQLTEAAPPCPTPCTCSNQASRVICTRKTLDQIPDSISENTRYLNLQENSIQVIKSDTFKHLRHLEILQLSKNHIRQIEVGAFNGLPNLNTLELFDNRLTVVPSQAFEYLSKLRELWLRNNPIETLPAFAFHRVPSLRRLDLGELRKLDFISEAAFEGLVNLRFLNLGMCGLKDIPNLTPLVRLEELELSGNQLGIVRPGSFQGLVSLRKLWLMHSRVSVIERNAFDDLKNLEELNLSHNSLHSLPHDLFTPLHQLERVHLNHNPWVCNCDVLWLSWWLKETVPSNTTCCARCHAPPGIKGKYIGELDQSHFTCYAPVIVEPPTDLNVTEGMAAELKCRTGTSMTSVNWFTPNGTLMTHGSYRVRISVLHDGTLNFTNVTVQDTGQYTCMVTNSAGNTTATAVLNVSASDPSNSYSYFTTVTVETVETVRGEEENSARQYINETFIELPNPTVQRGLDGRPGITISPSLSSLSSLSPRANRATENAVTVSIMDVTNIPGLDDVMKTTKIIIGCFVAITFMAAVMLVVFYKLRKQHQLHKHHGPARAIEIVNVEDEIGAGAGSGISGGSTMNSGTVGEGTLRIHHPEIVNLPNIGRTDTLNHYYKTHHFNNNVMGLSIGTDTMGPGGMLNSKNQQGLDIPISCTSVPISTSNLLSSSGNGTNTNSISMSPPLPMSLPMPTMGLHGSIKGFMGQNQNPQMEPLLFKGSSKENVQETQI; encoded by the exons ATGcgtgttgtcatggtgaccagCCCCTGTACCCCTTTCCCCCTCCTCTGGTTGGTCCAGCTTCTGTTGTGGTTTCACAACCATGGACCTCAGCTGACAGAGGCAGCACCCCCCTGCCCCACACCCTGTACCTGCTCCAATCAGGCGAGCCGTGTCATCTGTACAAGGAAGACTTTAGATCAAATCCCAGACAGTATTTCAGAGAACACAAGATACCTCAATCTACAAGAGAACTCAATTCAG GTGATCAAGTCTGACACATTTAAGCATCTGCGACATTTGGAAATCCTCCAGCTCTCCAAGAACCACATCCGGCAGATTGAGGTGGGAGCATTCAATGGTCTTCCCAACCTCAATACATTGGAGCTTTTTGACAACCGTCTAACAGTGGTACCATCCCAAGCCTTTGAGTACCTCAGCAAGCTAAGGGAACTATGGCTACGAAACAACCCCATCGAGACGCTGCCGGCATTTGCCTTTCACCGTGTTCCCTCCTTGCGGCGTCTCGATCTTGGGGAACTCAGGAAGCTGGATTTCATCTCAGAAGCAGCCTTCGAAGGTCTGGTAAACTTGCGCTTCTTGAATCTTGGCATGTGTGGCTTGAAGGACATCCCTAACCTCACCCCACTAGTGCGACTAGAGGAGTTGGAGCTGTCAGGAAACCAGCTGGGGATAGTCCGGCCTGGATCCTTCCAGGGTTTGGTGTCGCTTCGCAAGCTGTGGCTAATGCACTCCAGAGTGTCAGTCATTGAACGCAATGCTTTTGATGACCTCAAAAACTTGGAGGAGCTCAACCTCTCCCACAATTCCCTTCATTCCCTGCCCCATGACCTCTTCACGCCTTTGCACCAGCTGGAGAGGGTACATCTCAACCACAACCCTTGGGTGTGCAACTGTGATGTTCTGTGGCTCAGCTGGTGGCTAAAAGAAACAGTCCCCAGCAACACCACATGTTGTGCTCGCTGCCACGCGCCTCCAGGTATAAAGGGAAAGTATATTGGGGAACTAGACCAGAGCCACTTTACCTGCTATGCCCCGGTGATTGTTGAGCCACCCACTGACCTCAATGTCACTGAAGGCATGGCTGCTGAGCTGAAATGTCGTACTGGAACCTCAATGACGTCTGTGAACTGGTTCACTCCTAATGGCACTCTGATGACCCACGGATCATACCGAGTTAGGATCTCAGTGCTCCATGACGGAACGCTTAACTTCACAAATGTGACCGTGCAAGACACTGGGCAGTATACTTGCATGGTAACCAATTCTGCTGGAAACACCACTGCAACCGCCGTCCTCAATGTGTCTGCTTCAGACCCCAGCAACAGCTACAGCTACTTTACCACTGTCACTGTGGAAACAGTAGAGACGgtaagaggagaggaggagaactCTGCAAGACAGTATATTAATGAGACCTTCATAGAGTTGCCTAATCCTACGGTTCAGAGAGGGTTAGATGGCCGACCTGGCATCACTATATCgccttctctctcttctctttcttcgcTGTCCCCAAGAGCCAACAGAGCTACTGAAAATGCAGTGACTGTGTCTATAATGGATGTAACTAACATTCCAGGCCTGGATGATGTAATGAAAACAACTAAGATCATCATTGGTTGCTTTGTAGCCATTACTTTTATGGCAGCTGTAATGTTGGTGGTCTTCTATAAACTCCGTAAGCAACACCAGCTACACAAGCACCACGGCCCAGCCAGAGCCATTGAAATTGTCAACGTAGAAGATGAGATCGGAGCAGGAGCCGGAAGTGGCATCTCAGGTGGTTCAACAATGAATTCTGGCACTGTTGGAGAAGGAACCCTAAGGATACATCATCCAGAGATAGTCAACCTGCCCAACATTGGCCGTACAGATACTCTCAACCATTACTACAAGACGCATCATTTCAACAACAACGTGATGGGTCTTAGTATTGGCACCGACACAATGGGACCAGGAGGGATGCTCAACAGCAAGAATCAGCAAGGCCTGGATATCCCCATCTCCTGTACCTCAGTCCCTATCTCTACATCTAATTTGCTCTCTTCATCAGGCAATGGCACCAACACCAACTCCATTTCCATGTCCCCACCACTGCCGATGTCACTCCCCATGCCTACCATGGGCTTACATGGATCGATCAAGGGTTTCATGGGCCAAAACCAGAATCCCCAAATGGAGCCTCTTCTCTTTAAGGGGAGCTCAAAGGAAAACGTCCAAGAGACTCAgatctaa